DNA from Gemmatimonadetes bacterium SCN 70-22:
CTCGCTGGTCGAGTTCTTCCGGGAGCTGCGCGGCGTCCGCGATCACCTCGTCCCCAACGACGAACTGCAGCGCGCCAAGGCCTACGTCGAGCTCGCACTCCCCGGCTCCCTCGAGAGCACGACGCAGGTGGCCAGCACCGTGTCCCAGCTCGCCCTCTTCGGCCTCCCCCTCTCGGCCCTCGCCGACTACGCCCGCAAGGTGCGCGCGGTCTCGGCCGCCGATGTCCAGCGCGTGGCCCGCCGCTACCTCACGCCTGATCAGGCCACCGTGGTCGTGGTCGGCGACATCACCAGGGTCCGTCCCTCGGTCGAGGCCCTGGCCCTCGGCGAGATCACGGTGCTGGACGTGAAGGACGTCGCGAGATAGCCGCGGCCTTGCCCAGCGGGAACGCCGGGGCGCGACCGCGGCTGGGGCGTGCGCCCGGCGCTACGGCGCCGGCCGCGTCCCGTGGTCCGCGGTGATGATCGACTTCAGCCCGCCCCGCACGTTGAAGTCTCCCACCACCCGCATCCACCGCGGCGACGCCGCGACCACGAGATCGTCGAGGATCCGGTTCACCACCCGCTCGTAGAAGATCCCGTCGTTGCGGAAACTCCAGAGGTAGAGCTTCAGGCTCTTCAGCTCCAGGCAGACCTGGTCCGGGACGTAGCTGATGTTGATCGTCGCGAAGTCCGGCGCTCCGCCCTTGAGGAGCGCGAGTTCCGCCGCATCCGTCTCGATCCCACCGATCGGACAGAGCGACGTGAACTCGGGCGTCGTCATGAAGATCTCGTAGTTCCGTCCCGGATAGGGGTTCGGAAACGTCTCGAGCAATTCAGGCTGCGGCATGAGGCGAAAGCTGGCACCCCGCCGATCTCCGGGGTAGGGCCGGGGTACTACGACGAGTGCATGCCGACACGCCCTGGCGCACACGACGGACGTGACCGGATGTGCGTTCTCTCATCGGTGGTGTATCGACGAGCGTAGGCGTGCGATGTCGTGCCGCCGGCGTCCCCCCGGTTCGTGACCCCGCGCGAATTGCACCCGTCAAGAACTATGGACAGGTCCGGAACCCGACCGTACCTTGGTTTTCAGGTTGGCGCGCTTCGCGCCGGCCGCTGCCGACGCGAGAACGGCGCGACGGCACTCGCCCCCCGGTACAACCGGGGGGCTCTTCTTTTCCATGCCATGAAGGTCTCGTGCGCGCGCGCCGGTCTCGGTGCCCGCTACGCCCCGTCGCGCAACTCCCGCGACATCTCCTCGAGCAACCGCTTCTCGTCGCTCGTCAGGCTCTCCATCCCCTGCTGCGAGATCTTGTCCAGCACCAGGTCGATGTCGCTCATTCGCGTCCCTCCCTTCGGGCTCACCGGGGGGACCTGCGACGCAGGGCGCCGCGAAACGACCGCGTTGCTGCGCGCGATGATCGCGTCGATCTCGTTCCCCTTCTCGCGGGCTCGCGGCATGGAGCGCGGAATGGCACGCGGCGTCTCGTCGGGCAGGTCGGGAAGCTGCGAGACGCGCTGCTTGAAGCGATCCAGCCCCGCACTCCCCGACGCGGTGCGGAGGTACAACCACCCCGCAGCCAGCCCCCCCAGGTGTGCGAGGTAGGCGACCCCGCCGTGGCTCTCGGCCATCCCGCCCATCAGGTTCACCACCACCATCAGCGCCACCATCCACTTCACCTTCAGCGGCAGGACGCCGAACAGGAACACCTCGTCGTCGGGCCACCGCGTCGCGTACGCCAGCGTCACCCCGAGCACGGCGGCCGACGCGCCGATCAGGAGCGACTCGCGCGCGAACAGGAGGTGGAAGAACCACCCCCCCAGCCCGCACAGGAGGTAATAGCGCGTGAACTCCCCCGCGCTCCACGCATGCTCCACGCGCGGCCCGAAGAGGTACAGCGTGTACATGTTCAGGGCCAGGTGCCAGAACCCCCCGTGCACGAACATGTACGTCACGATCGTCCACCACGAGCGCGACACCCCGTCGGCCTGGAAGCCGAGCGCCGGCAGCATGTTGTGCGCGCCAACGACCGTCAACTGCAGGAAGTAGATCGCGACGTTGATCGCGATCAACCACTGCACCGCCCTCGTTAGGCGGGGATACTCGATCTCGTCGGTGTACGGGACGTCCATCGGCTCCGGCGCGGCGAACGGGTGACTCTCCTGCTATATCTATCGCGGAGCCCGGGCAACTGTTCCGCCCGCGTGCTCCCACCGGCGTCTCCGCCGGCCTTCCTTCAGCGAATCGTCGCCGGACCGCTCAGCCTGTACGCCACCCGAACGTCCGGGTGCAGCCCCATGGCGTGCTCGACCAGCACGCTCCAACGCCGGTCCATCATCCCCCGCTCGGTCGCCGGGCCAGGATGCATCACGATGCGCGCCGCAGGGCTCGCCGCGTGCGTCTTCTCGACGATCCGCAAATAATCGGCGTCACTCGCCTCGTCGGTCCCGGCAATGGCCACCGCATGTGCGCTCCCCACACGCGCCGCGGCCCGAATGGTCTCCATGGCCCGCTCCAGCACGGCGTCCGTCAGCGACGCCTCGAGCGACACCTGCACCATCTGTACATACGGATGAAGCCCGGCAATCGCTTCAGGGCGCTGCCCATCGGTGTCCACCATCACCGGCGTCTTCAGCGCCATCA
Protein-coding regions in this window:
- a CDS encoding NADPH-dependent 7-cyano-7-deazaguanine reductase QueF, which produces MPQPELLETFPNPYPGRNYEIFMTTPEFTSLCPIGGIETDAAELALLKGGAPDFATINISYVPDQVCLELKSLKLYLWSFRNDGIFYERVVNRILDDLVVAASPRWMRVVGDFNVRGGLKSIITADHGTRPAP